In Labrus bergylta chromosome 11, fLabBer1.1, whole genome shotgun sequence, one genomic interval encodes:
- the LOC136180549 gene encoding RNA-binding protein 25-like: RERERERETERDRGRERERETERETERETERDRERDRERQRERQRETERETERDRGRERERERQRERERETERETERETEGEGERETERERKRDRERDRERETERERERTERERERQRERERETERETERERKRDRERDRERERGRGRERDREREKERQRERQRERDRERDRETEREREREGGEREGREREERDRERGERETEREGERETEREGRERERERRETERETEREREREREGRERGREREGGRERGRERETEREREGEREREGGREREGERERQREREGERREREGERERERERERERGREREGEGEEGEREREGEREGEREREGEREREGEREGEREREGEREGEREREREREREGERGRERERERGERERERERRERDRERDYAGEII, encoded by the coding sequence agagagagagagagagagagagagacagagagagacagagggagggagagggagagagagacagagagagagacagagagagagacagagagagacagagagagagacagagagagacagagagagagacagagagagacagagagagagacagagagagacagagggagggagagggagagagagagacagagagagagagaaagagagacagagagagagacagagagagagacagagggagagggagagagagagacagagagagagagaaagagagacagagagagagacagagagagagagacagagagagagagagagaggacagagagggagagagagagacagagagagagagaaagagagacagagagagagacagagagagagagaaagagagacagagagagagacagagagagagagagagggagagggagagagagagacagagagagagagaaagagagacagagagagagacagagagagagagacagagagagagacagagagacagagagagagagagagagagagggaggagagagagaggggagagagagagaggagagagacagagagagaggagagagagagacagagagagagggagagagagagacagagagagaggggagagagagagagagagagaggagagagacagagagagagacagagagagagagagagagagagagggaggggagagagagagggagagagagagagggagggagagagagagggagggagagagagacagagagagagagagagggagagagagagagagagggagggagagagagggagggagagagagagagacagagagagagagagggagagaggagagagagagagggagagagagagagagagagagagagagaaagagagagagggagggagagagagggagagggagaggagggagagagagagagggagggagagagagagggagagagagagagggagggagagagagagagggagggagagagagagggagagagagagagggagggagagagagagggagaaagagagagggagagagagagagagagggagggagagagagggagggagagagagagagagaggggagagagagagagagagagagagaggagagagagagacagagagagagattatgCTGGTGAAATAATTTAG